The Pseudodesulfovibrio sp. zrk46 genome contains a region encoding:
- the rpsM gene encoding 30S ribosomal protein S13 yields the protein MARIAGVDLPRNKRMDIALTYIYGIGRTTALQILTDTKIDWQTNSDNLTADEVNAIRKEIEDNYKVEGDLRREITTNIKRLMDIGCYRGLRHRRGLPVRGQKSKTNARTRKGPRRSVMGRKKK from the coding sequence ATGGCACGTATAGCTGGTGTTGATTTGCCGAGAAACAAGCGCATGGATATTGCGCTGACGTATATCTACGGCATTGGTCGTACCACGGCCCTGCAGATTCTCACGGATACCAAGATCGATTGGCAGACCAACAGTGACAACCTCACTGCTGATGAAGTCAACGCTATCCGTAAGGAAATTGAAGACAATTACAAAGTTGAAGGTGATCTCCGCCGTGAAATCACTACCAACATCAAGCGTCTGATGGACATTGGCTGCTACCGCGGTCTGCGCCATCGTCGCGGTCTGCCCGTTCGCGGTCAGAAGTCCAAGACCAACGCTCGCACCCGTAAGGGCCCCCGTCGCTCCGTGATGGGCCGCAAGAAGAAATAG
- the rpsK gene encoding 30S ribosomal protein S11, producing the protein MARPRRAGKKKEKKNIPVGIAHVKATFNNTIVTFTDVKGNVVSWASAGAHFKGSRKSTPFAAQMAAESAAKRAQDSGMRTVGIYVKGPGSGREAAMRAINNAGFKVTFIRDITPIPHNGCRPPKRRRV; encoded by the coding sequence ATGGCTAGACCTCGTCGAGCTGGGAAGAAAAAAGAAAAGAAGAACATTCCCGTAGGCATCGCTCACGTCAAGGCCACGTTCAATAACACGATCGTGACCTTCACTGACGTTAAGGGCAATGTCGTCAGCTGGGCTTCTGCAGGCGCTCACTTCAAGGGTTCCCGCAAGTCCACTCCTTTTGCGGCGCAGATGGCTGCTGAATCCGCTGCCAAGCGTGCTCAGGATTCCGGCATGCGCACCGTAGGTATTTACGTCAAGGGCCCCGGCTCTGGTCGTGAAGCCGCTATGCGTGCCATCAATAACGCAGGCTTCAAGGTGACCTTCATTCGTGATATCACCCCGATTCCGCACAACGGTTGCCGTCCGCCCAAACGCCGCAGGGTCTAA